The Chloroflexota bacterium genome includes a region encoding these proteins:
- a CDS encoding acylneuraminate cytidylyltransferase family protein, with product MTEVLALIPARGGSKSIPRKNVIDFAGYPLIAYSIAAGLAAETVTRVIVSTDDAEIAEISRRYGAETPFVRPQAHALDNTPDLPVFVHALEWLAEYEDYHPDIVVQLRPTSPFRRVWHIDQAVLRLVERPDADAARTVCIPFQNPFKMWRIGPDGLMQPIGSNLGVKNEPYNQPRQALPEIYWQTGYVDAAWADTILTKNSMTGDYILPLIIDPSEWIDIDSPDDWRRAERLIESGEITLDDLGFDL from the coding sequence ATGACCGAAGTTCTCGCCCTCATCCCCGCTCGCGGGGGATCAAAATCGATCCCCCGCAAAAATGTAATTGACTTTGCCGGGTATCCGCTGATTGCGTATAGTATTGCGGCGGGTTTGGCTGCCGAAACCGTGACGCGCGTCATCGTCTCCACGGATGATGCCGAAATCGCCGAGATTTCGCGTCGCTATGGGGCCGAGACCCCTTTTGTACGGCCCCAGGCCCATGCGCTAGATAACACCCCGGATTTGCCGGTTTTCGTTCATGCGCTGGAATGGCTCGCCGAGTACGAAGATTATCATCCCGATATCGTCGTCCAACTGCGCCCCACCTCCCCTTTCCGCCGCGTCTGGCATATTGACCAGGCTGTGCTGCGGCTCGTTGAGCGTCCCGATGCCGATGCGGCGCGCACGGTCTGTATCCCCTTCCAAAATCCCTTCAAAATGTGGCGCATCGGCCCCGATGGCCTGATGCAGCCCATCGGCAGCAATTTGGGCGTGAAGAACGAGCCATATAATCAGCCTCGTCAAGCCCTGCCCGAAATCTACTGGCAGACCGGCTATGTGGATGCGGCCTGGGCCGACACAATTTTGACCAAAAACTCGATGACCGGCGATTATATTCTGCCCTTGATTATTGATCCTAGTGAATGGATTGATATTGACTCGCCCGATGATTGGCGACGAGCAGAGCGTTTGATTGAAAGTGGGGAAATCACGTTAGACGATTTAGGTTTTGACCTATAA
- a CDS encoding SDR family oxidoreductase, producing MTHLPELFRLDNRVAIVTGGAGLLGTEFCRTLAEAGASVIVSDLDEKAAQKVAASIIQSGFTAQAVRTDVTRADSVQQTVDSALSAFGSLDILVNSAALDPKFDPEAKSAHSGAFEDYPLELWKQALDVNLTGMFLACQAAVKPMLEQGCGTIINIASMYGVVPPDQRLYQREGQPSAYKPVYYTVTKSGVIGLTKYLAAYYAGKNLRVNTLTPGGVFNDHDDEFTQKYAARSIQGRMAEKDEMNGALLFLASDASKHMTGANLIVDGGWTAW from the coding sequence CTGAACTTTTTCGACTGGATAACCGCGTAGCCATCGTCACCGGCGGGGCGGGATTACTGGGAACCGAATTCTGCCGCACGCTGGCCGAAGCGGGCGCGTCAGTGATCGTTTCGGATTTGGATGAAAAGGCCGCGCAAAAAGTGGCCGCATCCATCATCCAAAGCGGGTTCACCGCCCAGGCCGTGCGCACGGACGTGACCCGTGCTGATTCTGTTCAACAAACCGTAGATTCAGCCCTGAGCGCCTTCGGCTCCCTCGACATCCTTGTCAACAGCGCCGCCCTCGACCCCAAGTTTGACCCTGAAGCCAAAAGCGCGCATTCTGGAGCTTTCGAAGATTATCCCCTTGAACTTTGGAAGCAAGCCCTCGATGTCAACCTAACCGGCATGTTCCTGGCCTGTCAGGCTGCTGTCAAGCCCATGCTCGAGCAAGGCTGCGGCACAATCATCAACATCGCCTCGATGTATGGCGTTGTGCCGCCTGACCAGCGTTTGTACCAGCGAGAAGGACAGCCGTCCGCCTACAAGCCCGTGTATTACACTGTCACCAAATCCGGCGTCATCGGTCTGACCAAATACTTGGCCGCCTACTACGCGGGGAAGAATCTCCGTGTTAACACCCTCACGCCCGGCGGCGTTTTCAACGATCACGATGACGAATTCACGCAGAAATACGCGGCGCGCTCCATTCAAGGCCGCATGGCTGAAAAAGACGAAATGAACGGTGCGCTGCTCTTTCTCGCATCTGACGCATCCAAACACATGACCGGCGCCAATCTCATCGTCGATGGCGGCTGGACCGCGTGGTGA